The proteins below come from a single Juglans regia cultivar Chandler chromosome 12, Walnut 2.0, whole genome shotgun sequence genomic window:
- the LOC108988747 gene encoding uncharacterized protein LOC108988747 isoform X4 has protein sequence MFFMLPLLCSKLAEGTSDFWFALPLVQALLPALRPTVSSPFDVVDESFSQWKQPIVQQALSQIVLTSASSLYRPLLHACAGYLSSFSPSHAKAACVLIDLCASAFAPWMAQVIAKIDLAVELLEDLLGIIQSARHSLTRARAALKYLLLALSGHMDDILGKYKEAKHRILFLVEMLEPFLDPAITTMKSTLPFGDLSSTFPEKQEHACVIAINVIRTAVRKPAVLPSLESEWRRGSVAPSVLLSILEPHMQLPPEVDLREYPMSKPLEPDSSNILHLSSVSCEGGASSKLNSQDDYDGRADISDAAMKTDVSEDVRLFFAPPELQSIALTNFTGGQDENGPVANHEEAIPDPIQGTEENVTHRIHTDLALDAGFTAEYFNLQADYLQLINYRDCELRASEFRRLALDLHSESEITDEGHDAAIDALLLAAECYVNPYFMSSFKGSSKFTDQMNISKARIPQNHDILELRMVSEQSKTNLKQIAHLEKKRDKIVLQILIEAAELDRKYQERMSVEGQHSSYTEGFDEKVIQLSPLNIQLADAITLVRQNQALLCNFLIQRLRREQHSMHEILMQSLVFLLHSATKLYCAPEYVIDIVLGSAEYLNGMLTSLYCQFKDGNLQLEPEKIHGIQRRWILLQRLVTASSSGDEGAGFAININNGIRYGNLVPPSAWMQRISTFSRSAFPLVRFLGWMAVSRNAKQYMKDRLYLASDLSHLTHLLSIYADDLALVDNVVNRKYEYVKIEESGDKKFSSDRKGFANDRYEDQSFRVIYPDLSKFFPSMKKQFEAFGGIILEAVGLQLRSFSSNMVPDVLCWFSELCSWPFSHGDKIASENGSSKWKGYVAKNAKAVILYILEAIITEHMEAMAPEIPRVVQVLVSLCGTAYCDVSFLDSVLCLLKPIVSYSLHKMSDEERLLPDDSCLNFESLCFDELLENIRQKKENQNSSAEKVSSQALTIFILASVFCDLSIQCKREILQSLIFWADFTAFEPTTSFHDYLSAFQRVIESCKALLVQTLRMFGAIPLQLPPFSDAMSVPLPVTSLGSHAWFLSDVCHSSCLNEVSEKLGNESSNAAIVNEKVYQLSIEEIAEFSKDLEALISKLNPTAELCWNLHPQLSRKLTISLAECFVYSRCLSLIAQQVHNAAEDDSKSHLPFNSADQFSDHWKTALEGLAELIMILQANSCWEVASVILDCLLGAPHCFSLDNVIASICSAIKSISCSAPKISWRLQTDKWCSILLGRGINTLHESVDHLVDLFCSMLGHPEPEQRFVALHHLGKLVGTDVNEGTAIQYSMFCKNLVSPGLVISVPESILSHLVSSTWNWVAVLASSDTSLPLRNCALAVLIDYIPFAERHQLQSFLAAADSVYGLGKLAHPTCEGSLLQLSLALISAACLYSPAEDISLIPQNVWRNIEAWSQTDSKLGDLEKKACQVLCRLRNEGDEAKEVLNEVLSSSSSRQSDPDFGSTRESILQVLANLTSVQSYFDIFSRKIDEEVLELEEAEMELDILQKEHSLQEDSKDVPQIPCQACKPFLTFASTSHWLLKTPMKDVTRLRQIKDCIHSLEKSVLREDIVARRQKKIIMGRARQKYLEESALREAELLQEFDRERAAELEKEIERQRSLELERAKTKELRHNLDMEKERQTQRELQRELELAESGLRTSRRDFSSTGHSSRPRERYRERENGRSGNEGSTRSSGSLQPETSTSSTSVMPTVVLRQFSGQLPTILQSRDRPDESVSSYEENVDGSKDSGDTCSVGDPELVSAFDGPSGGFGSAQRHGSRGSKSRQVVERREREGRREGKWERKHS, from the exons ATGTTCTTTATGCTT CCTCTACTTTGCAGCAAATTGGCAGAGGGAACTTCTGACTTCTGGTTTGCATTACCACTTGTTCAAGCATTGCTACCAG CACTTCGCCCTACTGTGAGCAGTCCTTTTGATGTTGTTGATGAAAGTTTTTCACAATGGAAGCAGCCTATTGTGCAACAAGCCCTATCTCAG ATTGTGTTGACATCGGCATCATCATTATACCGTCCACTTCTTCATGCCTGTGCTGGCTATTTATCGTCATTTTCGCCATCACAT GCAAAGGCTGCATGCGTTCTGATTGATCTGTGTGCCAGTGCATTTGCACCTTGGATGGCTCAAGTGATTGCAAAG ATTGATCTGGCTGTGGAACTTCTAGAGGATCTCTTGGGTATAATCCAG AGTGCTCGCCATTCCCTAACTCGTGCTCGGGCCGCCTTAAAGTACCTTCTTCTTGCTCTGTCTGGTCATATGGATGATATACTAGGGAAGTATAAG GAAGCTAAGCACAGAATTCTTTTTCTCGTGGAGATGCTTGAGCCTTTTCTTGATCCTGCCATAACCACCATGAAGAGCACACTACCTTTTGGTGATCTTTCTTCTACTTTTCCAGAAAAGCAAGAACATGCTTGTGTGATTGCTATAAATGTTATCCGTACAGCGGTAAGAAAACCAGCCGTTCTTCCTTCTTTGGAATCTGAATGGAGGCGTGGCTCAGTGGCCCCTAG CGTACTTCTCTCAATACTGGAACCTCACATGCAGTTGCCTCCTGAAGTTGATCTTCGCGAGTATCCTATGTCGAAACCACTTGAGCCTGATTCTTCAAATATTTTACATCTTTCCTCTGTCTCTTGCGAAGGAGGAGCTTCTTCAAAATTAAATAGCCAAGATGACTATGATGGAAGGGCAGATATTTCTGATGCAGCCATGAAGACTGATGTTTCTGAAGACGTCCGTCTATTTTTTGCACCTCCAGAACTTCAGAGCATAGCTCTGACAAATTTTACTGGTGGTCAAGACGAGAATGGCCCTGTTGCTAACCATGAGGAGGCTATCCCAGATCCAATACAGGGGACTGAGGAAAATGTTACTCACCGGATTCATACTGACTTGGCATTAGATGCTGGTTTCACTGCTGAATACTTTAACTTGCAAGCAGATTATTTACAACTGATAAATTATCGAGACTGTGAGCTAAGAGCTTCTGAGTTTCGGCGTTTGGCTTTGGATCTACACTCTGAGAGTGAGATTACAGATGAGGGTCATGATGCTGCTATAGATGCTTTGCTCCTAGCAGCAGAGTGCTATGTCAATCCCTATTTTATGTCGTCTTTTAAAGGCAGTTCAAAATTTACGGACCAGATGAACATTAGCAAGGCTAGAATTCCCCAAAATCATGACATTTTGGAGCTGAGAATGGTTTCTGAACAGAGTAAAACCAATCTAAAACAAATAGCTCatcttgaaaagaaaagagacaaaATTGTTCTTCAAATACTGATTGAGGCTGCTGAATTAGACAGGAAGTATCAGGAAAGAATGTCAGTTGAGGGACAACATTCCTCCTACACTGAAGGATTTGATGAGAAAGTCATCCAGCTATCTCCCCTGAATATACAATTGGCTGATGCTATCACCTTGGTTCGGCAAAATCAAGCCCTATTGTGCAACTTTCTGATTCAACGATTGCGGAGAGAGCAACATTCGATGCATGAAATTCTGATGCAAAGTCTTGTGTTTTTGTTGCATTCAGCCACTAAGCTATACTGTGCTCCTGAATATGTGATTGATATAGTGTTAGGATCTGCTGAGTACTTAAATGGTATGCTAACATCCCTTTATTGTCAGTTTAAAGATGGCAATTTACAACTGGAGCCTGAGAAAATACATGGGATACAACGACGGTGGATACTTCTTCAAAGATTAGTAACCGCTTCAAGCAGTGGTGATGAAGGGGCAGGCTTTGCGATCAATATCAACAATGGTATTCGTTATGGAAATTTAGTTCCACCTTCAGCCTGGATGCAGAGAATATCAACCTTTTCAAGATCTGCATTCCCTCTGGTCAGGTTTCTTGGTTGGATGGCAGTCTCTCGTAATGCGAAACAGTACATGAAGGACCGTCTTTACCTTGCTTCAGATCTGTCACATCTGACACACTTACTGTCAATATATGCAGATGATCTAGCCCTAGTAGATAATGTTGTCAATCGAAAGTATGAATATGTAAAGATTGAAGAGTCAGGAGACAAAAAGTTTTCTTCAGATAGAAAAGGATTTGCTAATGACCGTTATGAGGACCAATCTTTCCGTGTCATCTATCCCGATCTCAGTAAGTTTTTCCCTTCAATGAAAAAACAATTTGAAGCTTTTGGGGGGATCATTTTGGAGGCAGTTGGGTTGCAACTGagatcattttcttcaaatatggTGCCTGATGTCTTGTGTTGGTTTTCTGAGCTGTGTTCCTGGCCGTTTTCTCATGGGGACAAAATTGCTTCTGAAAATGGTTCCAGTAAATGGAAAGGTTATGTTGCAAAGAATGCCAAAGCTGTAATTCTTTATATACTTGAAGCCATTATAACTGAGCACATGGAAGCGATGGCACCTGAGATACCTAGAGTAGTGCAGGTGCTGGTATCACTTTGTGGAACTGCATACTGCGATGTATCATTTCTTGACTCTGTACTGTGTCTGTTGAAGCCAATTGTTTCATATTCTTTACATAAAATGTCTGATGAGGAAAGATTACTGCCTGATGATTCTTGTCTTAATTTTGAGTCATTATGCTTTGATGAGCTTTTAGAAAATATCagacaaaagaaagagaatCAAAATAGTTCTGCAGAAAAAGTGAGCAGCCAGGCAttgacaatttttattttggcttctgtCTTCTGCGATTTGTCCATTCAATGCAAAAGGGAAATTTTGCAGTCCTTAATCTTTTGGGCTGATTTTACTGCATTTGAGCCAACAACTTCTTTCCATGACTATCTATCTGCATTCCAGAGGGTAATTGAAAGTTGCAAAGCTCTGTTAGTTCAAACTTTGAGAATGTTTGGTGCTATCCCTCTTCAGTTGCCCCCCTTTTCTGATGCGATGAGCGTTCCACTCCCTGTTACTAGCTTGGGATCGCATGCATGGTTTCTCAGTGATGTCTGCCATAGCTCATGTCTGAATGAGGTTTCTGAGAAGTTAGGAAATGAAAGCTCTAATGCTGCTATTGTGAATGAAAAGGTTTATCAATTGTCAATAGAGGAAATAGCAGAATTTTCTAAAGATTTGGAAGCTTTAATTTCCAAGCTCAACCCTACTGCCGAGCTCTGCTGGAATCTTCACCCCCAACTTTCTAGGAAATTGACTATTTCTTTGGCAGAGTGTTTTGTGTACTCTAGATGCTTATCTTTGATTGCACAGCAGGTTCATAATGCTGCAGAGGATGACAGTAAAAGTCATTTGCCGTTTAATTCAGCTGACCAGTTCTCGGATCATTGGAAGACTGCTCTAGAAGGACTTGCTGAACTCATAATGATACTCCAAGCAAACAGCTGCTGGGAAGTTGCTTCCGTGATCCTTGATTGCCTACTTGGAGCGCCTCACTGTTTTTCCCTGGATAATGTGATTGCTTCTATCTGTTCTGCAATTAAAAGCATTTCTTGCAGTGCACCAAAAATTTCATGGCGCTTGCAGACTGATAAATGGTGTTCGATTTTACTTGGAAGAGGTATCAATACTCTTCATGAAAGTGTGGATCATCTGGTTGACTTGTTCTGTTCAATGTTGGGTCATCCTGAACCTGAGCAACGATTTGTAGCACTTCACCACTTGGGAAAGCTTGTTGGAACTGATGTGAATGAAGGAACAGCTATTCAGTATTCTATGTTTTGCAAAAATTTAGTTTCACCTGGCTTGGTTATTTCTGTTCCCGAGTCTATTCTATCTCATCTTGTGTCAAGCACATGGAATTGGGTGGCAGTGCTGGCATCATCTGATACATCGCTACCATTAAGGAATTGTGCACTGGCAGTTCTCATAGATTATATCCCATTTGCTGAGCGTCACCAGTTGCAATCGTTTCTTGCAGCAGCTGATAGTGTTTATGGTTTGGGAAAGCTTGCACATCCAACTTGTGAGGGCTCGTTACTACAACTTTCATTAGCACTTATATCTGCTGCTTGTCTGTACTCTCCTGCTGAAGATATTTCTTTGATTCCTCAAAATGTGTGGAGAAATATTGAGGCATGGTCACAAACTG ATAGTAAACTTGGGGATCTGGAGAAAAAGGCTTGCCAAGTCTTGTGTAGATTGAGAAATGAAGGAGATGAAGCTAAAGAG GTCTTGAATGAAGTGCTCTCTTCAAGTTCTTCAAGACAATCTGATCCAGATTTTGGGAGTACCCGTGAATCAATCCTTCAG GTTCTTGCAAATCTTACTTCTGTTCAGTCGTACTTTGATATCTTCTCCAGAAAAATTGACGAAGAGGTCTTG gAACTAGAGGAGGCTGAAATGGAATTGGACATCCTTCAAAAAGAACACTCACTACAAGAAGATTCCAAAGATGTGCCTCAGATTCCTTGTCAAGCCTGTAAACCATTTCTGACCTTTGCATCTACATCTCATTGGCTGCTTAAAA CTCCTATGAAAGACGTTACACGCCTTCGTCAAATCAAGGATTGCATTCATTCCCT AGAGAAGTCTGTACTCCGAGAGGACATTGTAGCCCGGaggcaaaagaaaattattatggGACGTGCCCGTCAGAAATACTTGGAAGAGTCAGCTTTACGTGAAGCAGAACTTCTGCAAGAATTTGATAG GGAGAGGGCAGCTGAATTGGAAAAGGAGATTGAAAGACAGCGGTCGCTCGAACTTGAGCGTGCTAAAACCAAGGAGCTGCGCCACAATCTTGATATGGAGAAGGAGAGGCAAACACAA AGAGAACTCCAGCGAGAATTGGAACTGGCTGAATCGGGATTACGAACATCCCGACGAGATTTTTCTTCCACTGGTCACAGTAG TCGACCAAGGGAAAGGTATCGTGAGAGGGAAAATGGAAGATCCGGTAATGAAGGGAGCACAAGAAGTAGTGGAAGCCTACAACCTGAAACTTCTACCAGTAGTACGTCAGTGATGCCAACTGTTGTTCTGCGTCAATTTTCTGGCCAGCTGCCAACTATTTTACAGTCGCGTGATCGCCCAGATGAGAGCGTTAGCAGTTATGAAGAGAATGTAGATGGAAGCAAGGATTCTGGTGACACATGTAGTGTTGGGGATCCTGAGTTGGTGTCAGCATTCGATGGACCGTCAGGCGGATTTGGGTCTGCACAAAGGCATGGATCCAGAGGGAGCAAGTCTAGGCAGGTGGTAGAGCGGAGAGAACGGGAAGGTAGGCGTGAAGGGAAGTGGGAAAGAAAACATTCATAG